The proteins below come from a single Panulirus ornatus isolate Po-2019 chromosome 22, ASM3632096v1, whole genome shotgun sequence genomic window:
- the LOC139756524 gene encoding uncharacterized protein isoform X2 → MEEAVRCSVCSEVYQTGPRDPLVLPCGHAFCRSCLTNVYITGNFICPSCRRDLNHLDVQDLPRCFPLLSLSASYSEFQPEQCSLHKDEQSYWCQDCQETMCSVCLYEEHPQGHLVQCAKVFLKEKRDSLSDEISHLNDMIRSVGSDIEISFQKFVQKMKLFCQLEKSVTALSTDVLNASTVHCILTCEEKLKNMQLDQERFFFDIPDVAGGDGESTAVVSAAAAGGGGGRRQDGGTYSRQQTPPTTAAASGAADDTVEASRARLGYQDGRLLLHSLSQPLDSRLFIKLPSEVFLELSVAGRCLGRVYIKLWGHLRRAHQFLALCLGTLGPSYVGASFSHVAYMKKARESLCCKEYRSSDGKSCTRELMNDLEWGGEFARTPQEGLVIPLSKNIDEHGFGICTRGQLEGRFHCPFGEVTSGLKFVRAAIRHDPVTEVTITDCGLVIPDLTE, encoded by the exons ATGGAGGAAGCTGTGAGGTGTTCCGTGTGCTCCGAGGTGTATCAGACAGGGCCACGGGACCCCCTGGTGTTGCCCTGCGGCCACGCCTTCTGCCGTAGCTGCCTTACCAACGTCTACATTACTGGCAACTTCATctgcccctcctgcaggagggacctGAACCACCTGGACGTGCAAGACCTGCCTCGGTGCTTCCCTCTCCTCAGCCTCTCCGCCAGCTACTCAGAGTTTCAG CCTGAGCAGTGCAGCCTGCACAAAGATGAGCAGAGCTACTGGTGTCAGGACTGTCAGGAGAcgatgtgtagtgtgtgtctgtacgAAGAGCACCCGCAGGGCCACCTCGTGCAGTGCGCCAAGGTATtcctgaaggagaagagagattcCCTGAGTGATGAAATCTCACACCTGAACGATATGATCAGATCAGTCGGGAGTGATATTGAAATTAGCTTTCAAAAATTTGTTCAGAAGATGAAGTTATTCTGCCAGCTGGAGAAGAGCGTGACTGCCCTCTCTACAGACGTGCTCAACGCCTCCACCGTCCACTGTATACTAACGTGTGAGGAGAAACTGAAAAATATGCAGCTCGACCAAGAAAGGTTTTTCTTCGACATACCAGATGTCGCTGGTGGTGACGGGGAGAGCACAGCTGTGgtcagtgcagcagcagcaggaggaggaggaggaaggagacaggATGGCGGGACGTACAGTCGCCAGCAGACgccgcccaccaccgccgccgccagcgGCGCCGCAGACGACACCGTTGAGGCAAGTCGTGCCAGGCTGGGCTACCAAGACGGACGTctactcctccactccctcagtcAGCCTCTGGATAGTCGACTCTTCATCAAA CTGCCGTCAGAGGTGTTCCTGGAGCTGAGTGTTGCTGGCCGCTGCCTGGGTCGTGTGTACATCAAGCTGTGGGGCCACTTGCGACGCGCACACCAGTTCCTGGCGCTCTGTCTAGGCACTCTCGGCCCATCCTACGTCGGCGCCTCCTTCAGCCACGTCGCATACATGAAGAAAGCCCGAGAGTCTCTCTGTTGTAAAGAGTATCGTTCGTCAGATGGCAAGAGCTGCACAAGGGAACTGATGAACGACCTGGAGTGGGGCGGCGAGTTCGCAAGAACTCCACAGGAGGGTCTTGTAATACCACTGAGCAAGAACATTGATGAACATGGCTTTGGCATCTGCACCAGAGGCCAGCTGGAGGGGAGGTTCCACTGTCCCTTCGGCGAGGTGACGTCAGGGTTGAAGTTCGTGCGAGCTGCCATCCGTCATGACCCCGTCACCGAGGTCACCATCACTGACTGCGGTCTTGTTATTCCTGACCTGACAGAATAA
- the LOC139756524 gene encoding uncharacterized protein isoform X1 → MEEAVRCSVCSEVYQTGPRDPLVLPCGHAFCRSCLTNVYITGNFICPSCRRDLNHLDVQDLPRCFPLLSLSASYSEFQFLFLFSSSLSVEHLMGRREDKTEEDRPPVRDNFMFQEILPEQCSLHKDEQSYWCQDCQETMCSVCLYEEHPQGHLVQCAKVFLKEKRDSLSDEISHLNDMIRSVGSDIEISFQKFVQKMKLFCQLEKSVTALSTDVLNASTVHCILTCEEKLKNMQLDQERFFFDIPDVAGGDGESTAVVSAAAAGGGGGRRQDGGTYSRQQTPPTTAAASGAADDTVEASRARLGYQDGRLLLHSLSQPLDSRLFIKLPSEVFLELSVAGRCLGRVYIKLWGHLRRAHQFLALCLGTLGPSYVGASFSHVAYMKKARESLCCKEYRSSDGKSCTRELMNDLEWGGEFARTPQEGLVIPLSKNIDEHGFGICTRGQLEGRFHCPFGEVTSGLKFVRAAIRHDPVTEVTITDCGLVIPDLTE, encoded by the exons ATGGAGGAAGCTGTGAGGTGTTCCGTGTGCTCCGAGGTGTATCAGACAGGGCCACGGGACCCCCTGGTGTTGCCCTGCGGCCACGCCTTCTGCCGTAGCTGCCTTACCAACGTCTACATTACTGGCAACTTCATctgcccctcctgcaggagggacctGAACCACCTGGACGTGCAAGACCTGCCTCGGTGCTTCCCTCTCCTCAGCCTCTCCGCCAGCTACTCAGAGTTTCAG tttctgtttttgttttcttcttctctgTCGGTGGAACACCTGATGGGACGGAGGGAAGACAAGACAGAGGAGGATCGGCCTCCAGTAAGAGACAACTTTATGTTCCAAGAAATACTG CCTGAGCAGTGCAGCCTGCACAAAGATGAGCAGAGCTACTGGTGTCAGGACTGTCAGGAGAcgatgtgtagtgtgtgtctgtacgAAGAGCACCCGCAGGGCCACCTCGTGCAGTGCGCCAAGGTATtcctgaaggagaagagagattcCCTGAGTGATGAAATCTCACACCTGAACGATATGATCAGATCAGTCGGGAGTGATATTGAAATTAGCTTTCAAAAATTTGTTCAGAAGATGAAGTTATTCTGCCAGCTGGAGAAGAGCGTGACTGCCCTCTCTACAGACGTGCTCAACGCCTCCACCGTCCACTGTATACTAACGTGTGAGGAGAAACTGAAAAATATGCAGCTCGACCAAGAAAGGTTTTTCTTCGACATACCAGATGTCGCTGGTGGTGACGGGGAGAGCACAGCTGTGgtcagtgcagcagcagcaggaggaggaggaggaaggagacaggATGGCGGGACGTACAGTCGCCAGCAGACgccgcccaccaccgccgccgccagcgGCGCCGCAGACGACACCGTTGAGGCAAGTCGTGCCAGGCTGGGCTACCAAGACGGACGTctactcctccactccctcagtcAGCCTCTGGATAGTCGACTCTTCATCAAA CTGCCGTCAGAGGTGTTCCTGGAGCTGAGTGTTGCTGGCCGCTGCCTGGGTCGTGTGTACATCAAGCTGTGGGGCCACTTGCGACGCGCACACCAGTTCCTGGCGCTCTGTCTAGGCACTCTCGGCCCATCCTACGTCGGCGCCTCCTTCAGCCACGTCGCATACATGAAGAAAGCCCGAGAGTCTCTCTGTTGTAAAGAGTATCGTTCGTCAGATGGCAAGAGCTGCACAAGGGAACTGATGAACGACCTGGAGTGGGGCGGCGAGTTCGCAAGAACTCCACAGGAGGGTCTTGTAATACCACTGAGCAAGAACATTGATGAACATGGCTTTGGCATCTGCACCAGAGGCCAGCTGGAGGGGAGGTTCCACTGTCCCTTCGGCGAGGTGACGTCAGGGTTGAAGTTCGTGCGAGCTGCCATCCGTCATGACCCCGTCACCGAGGTCACCATCACTGACTGCGGTCTTGTTATTCCTGACCTGACAGAATAA